A single window of Camarhynchus parvulus chromosome 9, STF_HiC, whole genome shotgun sequence DNA harbors:
- the HES1 gene encoding transcription factor HES-1: protein MPADLMEKSSASPVAATPASVNATPDKPKTAAEHRKSSKPIMEKRRRARINESLGQLKTLILDALKKDSSRHSKLEKADILEMTVKHLRSLQRAQMTAALSTDPTVLGKYRAGFSECMNEVTRFLSTCEGVNTEVRTRLLGHLASCMTQINTMNYPAPPPPPPLPPAAAFGPPLVPPGGGVGPLPGMPCKPGADAAKVYGGFQLLPASDGQFAFLIPSTAFAPGGAVLPLYGGPPTAATAASPPGPPPGTADSVWRPW, encoded by the exons ATGCCGGCCGACCTGATGGAGAAGAGCAGCGCCTCGCCGGTGGCCGCCACCCCCGCCAGCGTCAATGCGACGCCCGACAAGCCGAAGACGGCGGCGGAGCATCGCAAG TCCTCAAAGCCCATCATGGAGAAGCGGCGGCGAGCGCGCATCAACGAGAGCCTAGGGCAGCTGAAGACGCTCATCCTGGACGCACTGAAGAAGGAT AGCTCCCGGCATTCCAAGCTGGAGAAAGCCGACATTCTGGAGATGACTGTCAAGCACCTGCGGAGCCTCCAGCGAGCCCAGATGACTG ctgccctgagcacagaCCCCACAGTCCTGGGCAAGTACCGAGCCGGCTTCAGCGAATGCATGAACGAGGTGACGCGGTTCCTCTCCACCTGCGAGGGCGTCAACACTGAGGTGCGCACCCGGCTTCTGGGCCACCTGGCCAGCTGCATGACCCAGATCAACACCATGAACTACCCTGcgccccccccgccgcccccgtTGCCACCGGCCGCAGCCTTCGGGCCACCCCTGGTTCCTCCAGGCGGGGGCGTGGGGCCGCTCCCGGGCATGCCCTGCAAGCCAGGTGCCGATGCAGCCAAGGTGTATGGTGGCTTCCAGCTGCTACCGGCCTCTGATGGGCAGTTTGCCTTCctcatccccagcactgcctttgctcctggtggagctgtgctgcctctgtATGGCGGCCCACccacagctgccactgctgcctcgCCACCAGGCCCGCCACCTGGCACGGCCGACTCGGTCTGGAGACCCTGGTGA
- the LOC115907067 gene encoding vasorin-like codes for MAPVAELVCKCSAKTMYQHFLFLFLLSFNPHKCQDQILGEDPYEMPKDYQEVYRGTKNDVKEIPKIAKPFVSEMIFVQTSITSISKGAFRYMPNLTKILFIGNKIKTVEPGAFDNLDKLRDLDISGASLEKLSVGTFQNLPSLQKLELRDSQLRSIPKGLFDGLESLGELSLHINAIPSLPEGIFDSLVNLTFLDLSRNRITALPVNAFSKLTQLQVLRLYENELQDLPEGLLDSQLELLELSLQRNRLRALPPMLLRSLPHLEKLLLDNNLIRVLPPRGFFGLNKLKLLTLGSNHIMELPCCLFDTMPHLKELDLGRNSLATLPEDIFVNLTSLGKLILSHNQLSVLPRGVFTGLSKLLDLQLDTNQLSALDEEVFASLPNLKTLNLRKNQLESVPQGLLDPLKKLSSVYLSGNLWRCDCNLCYLHRWILGNREKVKLSTQISCYSPPHLAGQEVTLLRDEHLICPGTLPFNSTPSERTSTFLTRGAMSTAAPTMLSLASFPIRTLPTTLSPVVTSAVLPTVPMEAAFTTLSPTKPSEVFVTIPTPAVLQKAFSASPSTTNKPKTSTTTPATTTVLRSSITTPSPAVLPETSITTSSPALLPKASTATPPSSAEMLKASITTPSSGVSTSAILRLQTPGATHPEPVPPTPASATTQVPTSSLAGTTRQEPPALSVPRERPATIPQGAPTTPLVSAPSVAPWPFPRTAALGTVPLTSRSPSHHAPAPGREWGYSTTCDSAAAGAQPTPTAPLETPAPAGTVLLPTPPIPTLSDSTSPSPASPPLTPSSHHAWGLSLWTSPWQCQVSLALGLAVLALQAACTLLGGVVAFLLHQDTRHHPGPPVRLLSLQALAAPGTPEPALAPP; via the exons ATGGCTCCCGTGGCTGAACTCGTTTGCAAATGCTCAGCCAA gacaaTGTAccagcatttccttttccttttcctcctgtccttcAATCCCCATAAATGCCAAGATCAAATCCTGGGTGAAGATCCATATGAAATGCCCAAAGACTACCAGGAGGTCTACAGAGGGACAAAAAATGATGTCAAAGAGATCCCAAAGATTGCAAAGCCCTTTGTTTCTGAGATGATCTTTGTGCAAACCAGCATCACTTCTATAAGTAAAGGTGCCTTCAGGTACATGCCCAACCTGACCAAAATTTTGTTCATTGGCAACAAGATCAAGACTGTTGAACCTGGAGCCTTTGATAATTTGGACAAGTTGAGGGACTTGGACATCTCTGGTGCCTCATTAGAAAAACTATCTGTGGGCACTTTCCAAAACCTCCCAAGTTTACAGAAGCTGGAGCTGAGAGACAGCCAGCTCAGATCCATCCCCAAAGGCCTGTTTGATGGGCTGGAAAGTTTGGgggagctctccctgcacatCAATGCAATCCCTTCTCTTCCAGAAGGCATTTTTGATTCTCTTGTCAATCTAACTTTTTTGGACCTGTCTAGAAACAGGATCACAGCTCTTCCTGTGAATGCCTTTAGCAAACTCACCCAGCTGCAAGTCCTCCGGCTGTATGAGAATGAGTTGCAGGACCTTCCAGAGGGATTGCTAGACagtcagctggagctgctggagctcagcctcCAGAGGAACAGGCTCAGGGCACTGCCACCCATGCTTCTGAGGAGCCTGCCTCACCTGGAGAAACTCCTCTTGGACAACAACCTCATCAGGGTTCTCCCACCTCGGGGCTTTTTTGGTTTAAACAAACTGAAGTTGCTGACTCTGGGCTCAAACCATATTATGGAGCTCCCCTGCTGCCTTTTTGACACCATGCCACACTTGAAGGAGCTGGATCTGGGCAGGAACAGTTTGGCCACACTTCCAGAAGACATCTTTGTCAACCTCACATCCCTTGGCAAACTCATCTTGTCCCACAACCAGCTCTCAGTCCTGCCGAGAGGGGTCTTCACTGGGCTCAGCAAGCTCTTGGACCTCCAGCTGGACACAAatcagctctctgctctggatGAAGAGGTCTTTGCTTCTCTCCCAAATCTGAAAACCCTCAACCTTCGAAAGAACCAGCTGGAAAGTGTTCCCCAAGGGCTCCTAGACCCTCTGAAGAAGCTCAGCTCGGTGTATCTGAGTGGTAACCTGTGGAGATGTGACTGCAACCTCTGCTACCTGCACCGCTGGATCCTGGGCAACAGGGAGAAGGTCAAATTGTCCACCCAAATCTCCTGCTACAGCCCACCCCACCTGGCAGGGCAAGAAGTAACATTGCTGAGGGATGAACACCTGATTTGCCCAGGTACTCTGCCATTTAACTCCACACCATCAGAAAGGACATCAACATTCCTGACACGTGGAGCCATGtccacagcagcaccaaccATGCTCTCACTGGCATCCTTTCCCATCAGGACACTGCCAACCACTCTTTCACCTGTAGTCACCTCTGCTGTGTTGCCAACCGTGCCCATGGAGGCTGCCTTCACCACTCTGTCACCAACTAAGCCATCTGAGGTCTTTGTCACCATCCCaacaccagctgtgctgcagaaggcCTTCAGTGCCAGCCCATCAACAACCAATAAGCCCAAGACCTCCACCACCACACCAGCAACAACCACTGTGCTCAGGTCCTCCATCACCACCCCAtcaccagctgtgctgccagagaCCTCCATCACCACCTcatcaccagctctgctgccaaaggCCTCCACTGCCACACCACCATCATCAGCTGAGATGCTCAAGGCTTCCATCACCACCCCATCATCAGGTGTTTCAACTTCAGCCATCCTAAGGCTACAGACTCCTGGGGCCACCCACCCAGAACCTGTGCCACCCACTCCAGCTTCTGCCACCACACAGGTGCCAACAAGCTCACTGGCAGGCACCACCAGACAGGAGCCTCCTGCTCTCTCAGTGCCCAGGGAGAGGCCAGCCACCATCCCACAGGGAGCACCCACAACCCCCCTTGTCTCAGCTCCCTCCGTGGCTCCCTGGCCATTCCCCAggactgctgctctgggcacagtcCCGCTGACCTCACGTTCACCATCACACCATGCTCCTGCaccaggcagggaatggggctaTTCCACCACCTGTGACTCGGCCGCAGCTGGTGCCCAGCCCACCCCCACTGCCCCCCTAGAGACTCCAGCTCCGGCAGGCACCGTCCTGCTCCCCACACCTCCCATCCCCACACTATCAGACAGCACtagcccctctccagcctctccaccCCTGACCCCCAGCAGTCATCATGCCTGGGGCTTGTCCCTGTGGACCAGCccatggcagtgccaggtgtCCCTGGCCTTGGGGCTGGCcgtgctggcactgcaggctgcctgCACACTGCTGGGAGGGGTGGTCGCCTTCCTTCTTCACCAGGACACCCGCCACCACCCTGGGCCACCCGTGAGGCTGCTGAGCCTTCAGGCTTTGGCTGCTCCGGGGACCCcggagccagccctggcaccaccTTGA